One genomic segment of Ipomoea triloba cultivar NCNSP0323 chromosome 9, ASM357664v1 includes these proteins:
- the LOC116028917 gene encoding probable serine/threonine-protein kinase PBL23 translates to MLLLGGSRISSLLRSRPPAKKRTIVVGLKSDNDSREMLLRVLTLTVFPGDSVLAIHVQQSDDTFDPNTFHIHEDLCKSKQAEFQVKVCIGNCYVTELSFQVRLHFATILAVGCSSLCPHDSSVAKLLRALPPTCKLLVMDNGGKVLLQRQGTSQEGSLLKVLHTSPQPPAFHKQLLLFSSLSASTSGGDKSRNKFQIQKSLTMPSARPSSSDQLLFHQTEKKDTLPKFNKDGVLTKQFFQRLASLQVMGCTRCFTVDDLEHATANFSPHFLIGEGGHSQVYRAIIDNGFAAAVKLLKPSPYSQDDLLREVEILTSIKHANIIQLVGYCYTQEIQAIVFNLSRESLKQKLRYMRWNERMRVAIGVARALEYLHSLTPPIIHRDVKSSNILLSDGCEPLLSDFGAAVVHPQIQQAAMPHAKPVNVVGTFGYLAPEYVMYGKVDEKIDVYSYGVVLLELITGKEAIERNPTSNQDSLVLWVMNNRIXNTAIFV, encoded by the exons ATGCTGCTGCTTGGGGGGAGCAGGATTTCGTCACTCTTGAGAAGCAGGCCGCCAGCCAAGAAGAGGACCATCGTTGTTGGCCTCAAATCCGATAATGATAGTAGAGAAATGCTGCTTCGGGTGCTCACTTTGACGGTCTTCCCCGGTGACAGCGTGCTGGCCATTCATGTTCAACAATCAGATGACACATTTGATCCCAATACATTTCACATCCACGAGGATCTCTGTAAATCCAAGCAG GCGGAGTTCCAAGTGAAGGTTTGCATAGGAAACTGCTATGTCACGGAACTGAGCTTTCAAGTACGTTTACACTTTGCCACCATTCTTGCCGTTGGATGTAGCAGTCTATG CCCCCATGATTCATCAGTGGCCAAACTGTTGAGAGCATTACCTCCTACTTGCAAACTTCTGGTTATGGACAACGGAGGAAAGGTCCTACTTCAGAGACAGGGAACTTCTCAAGAGGGCTCTCTGCTCAAAGTTCTTCACACTAGTCCACAACCGCCTGCTTTCCATAAACAActtcttcttttctcttctttatcAGCGTCCACTAGCGGTGGTGACAAGTCAAGGAATAAATTTCAGATTCAGAAATCATTGACAATGCCATCTGCACGTCCCTCCTCCTCCGATCAATTGCTATTTCATCAAACTGAGAAGAAAGATACGCTCCCCAAGTTCAACAAGGATGGTGTTCTTAccaaacaattttttcaaaGATTAGCAAGCCTACAAGTAATGGGATGCACCAGATGCTTCACGGTGGATGACCTCGAACATGCAACTGCAAATTTTAGTCCCCACTTCTTAATTGGAGAAGGTGGGCACAGTCAGGTGTATCGAGCCATTATTGACAACGGTTTTGCTGCTGCAGTGAAGCTCCTTAAACCCTCTCCCTATTCTCAAG ATGATCTTCTCAGAGAAGTGGAAATATTGACTAGTATTAAACACGCCAACATCATTCAGCTAGTTGGGTACTGTTACACCCAGGAGATTCAGGCAATTGTTTTCAACTTATCGAGGGAAAGTTTAAAGCAGAAACTGAGATACATGAGGTGGAATGAGAGAATGCGAGTTGCGATAGGAGTGGCAAGGGCACTGGAATACCTCCATTCTCTCACTCCTCCTATCATTCACAGAGATGTGAAATCCTCCAACATTCTTCTTTCAGATGGTTGTGAACCactg CTCTCAGATTTTGGAGCAGCAGTTGTACACCCGCAGATTCAACAAGCAGCTATGCCCCATGCAAAACCAGTCAATGTTGTAGGTACATTTGGATACCTGGCACCAGAGTATGTGATGTATGGCAAAGTTGATGAGAAGATAGATGTCTACTCTTATGGGGTTGTTCTCCTTGAACTAATCACTGGGAAAGAGGCCATTGAGAGAAACCCAACATCTAACCAAGATAGCTTAGTACTCTGGGTAATGAACAATAGGATATNCAACACCGCAATTTTTGTTTAA
- the LOC116029340 gene encoding expansin-like A2 — MAPPDRHLWLCFLVSSILISSASACDRCVHQTKVSFFSKASVLQSGACGYGSMAIAFNGGHLAAAVPTLYKDGDGCGACFQMRCKDPNLCTKQGTTVIVTDLNTNNQTDFVISSRAFRAMATQGKDQDLLKLGIVDVDYKRVPCNYKTKNLAVFVEETSQKPNYLAIKFLYQGGQTEIVAVDVAQVGSSNWNFMSRNHGAIWDTSRVPSGALQFRFVVTAGYDGKWYWAKNVMPADWKNGVIYDAALQITDIAQEGCSPCDHDDWTS; from the exons atggctCCTCCTGATCGTCATCTCTGGCTCTGCTTTCTTGTGAGCAGCATCCTCATCTCCTCTGCATCCGCTTGCGATCGCTGCGTCCACCAAACCAAAGTCTCTTTCTTTTCCAAAGCTTCCGTCCTCCAGT CTGGCGCTTGCGGATATGGCTCCATGGCTATTGCTTTCAACGGAGGACATCTTGCTGCCGCAGTCCCTACCCTATACAAGGATGGTGATGGTTGCGGTGCATGTTTTCAG ATGAGATGCAAGGACCCAAATCTGTGTACTAAGCAAGGGACCACCGTCATCGTTACTGATCTCAACACTAATAACCAAACAGATTTTGTCATCAGCAGCAGAGCTTTCAGAGCCATGGCTACTCAGGGCAAGGATCAAGACCTCCTCAAGCTTGGCATTGTTGATGTCGACTATAAaag GGTGCCTTGTAATTATAAAACCAAGAATTTGGCGGTCTTTGTCGAAGAAACAAGCCAGAAACCTAATTACCTTGCAATCAAATTCCTGTACCAAGGTGGTCAGACTGAAATTGTTGCTGTTGACGTTGCTCAG GTAGGGTCCTCAAACTGGAACTTTATGAGCAGAAATCATGGAGCTATTTGGGACACGAGCAGAGTTCCTAGCGGGGCTTTGCAATTCCGATTTGTTGTCACCGCAGGGTACGACGGCAAATGGTATTGGGCTAAGAATGTAATGCCTGCCGATTGGAAAAACGGAGTCATATATGATGCGGCTTTGCAAATCACTGACATTGCTCAAGAAGGTTGCTCTCCATGTGACCACGATGATTGGACatcttaa
- the LOC116028759 gene encoding coiled-coil domain-containing protein 124-like: MPKKMGVNSKSEAARARKSAADSDRKEREAREKEDQYWREAEGAKSRASKKREEEAEKRAEAAAKKAEARRLAEQEEKELEKSLKKPDKKANRVAVPVPKMTEAELRRRREEEQAAIQKRAEEEKKRQSRIAEEEEYERVVLVTNTNRDDSIIEARTVDEALAHMTIADNLPVDKHPEKRLKASFKAFEEAELRRLKEEKPGLTHTQYKDLIWKLWKKSPDNPLNQISE; encoded by the exons aTGCCAAAGAAGATGGGAGTCAACAGTAAATCCGAGGCGGCTAGGGCTCGAAAGAGCGCTGCTGATTCTGATCGAAAGGAGCGCGAAGCAAGAGAGAAGGAGGATCAATACTGGCGCGAAGCCGAGGGGGCAAAGTCTCGCGCTTCCAAAAAACGTGAGGAAGAGGCGGAGAAGCGAGCCGAAGCTGCTGCTAAGAAAGCCGAGGCCCGTAGACTTGCCGAACAGGAGGAGAAGGAGCTCGAGAAATCCTTGAAGAAGCCTGACAAGAAAGCTAATCGAGTCGCTGTTCCAGTGCCCAAGATGACGGAGGCGGAACTCCGAAGACGTAGAGAAGAGGAGCAAGCAGCGATTCAGAAGAGGGCCGAGGAGGAAAAGAAGAGGCAGAGCCGTATTGCGGAGGAGGAGGAGTACGAAAGGGTGGTTCTTGTCACAAATACCAACCGTGATGATTCAATCATTGAGGCGCGAACCGTGGATGAGGCGCTTGCTCATATGACGATAGCAGATAATTTGCCTGTGGATAAGCATCCTGAGAAGAGACTCAAGGCATCCTTCAAG GCTTTTGAGGAAGCTGAGCTTAGGAGGCTCAAGGAAGAGAAACCAGGGCTCACACACACACAGTACAAAGACTTGATTTGGAAGCTATGGAAGAAATCTCCTGACAATCCTCTTAATCAg ATTTCCGAGTAA
- the LOC116030264 gene encoding NAC domain-containing protein 22 isoform X2 yields the protein MEESRLEMELPGFRFHPTEEELLDFYLKNMVLGKKLRHNVIGCLNIYRYDPWDLPGHANNVGEREWYFFVARDTRHGSGGRPNRTTEKGFWKATGSDRKIFSLSHPPNRMIGLKKTLVFYQGRAPRGCKTDWVMNEYRLPDALLPPSSAKNIVLCKIYRKATSIKVLEQRAAMEDEINTHASPSFMTIDTTLSCSDHHHHHDLVAQSFLTVTMNNNNNNEEDDDGEYSTGTMLTVDGEKAAAAEEKYNQPCMLIAEGGIEAKSKPVQGFNSEPIHLNLF from the exons ATGGAAGAATCAAGGTTGGAGATGGAGTTGCCCGGATTCCGGTTTCACCCCACCGAAGAAGAGCTTCTTGATTTTTACCTAAAAAACATGGTTTTGGGCAAGAAGTTGCGCCACAACGTCATCGGTTGTCTTAACATTTACCGTTATGATCCTTGGGACTTGCcag gacATGCAAATAATGTTGGAGAGAGAGAATGGTACTTCTTCGTAGCAAGGGACACAAGGCATGGCAGTGGAGGGAGGCCAAACAGGACTACTGAGAAGGGTTTCTGGAAGGCCACGGGTTCAGACAGGAAGATTTTTAGCTTATCACACCCCCCCAACAGGATGATAGGACTAAAGAAGACATTGGTGTTCTATCAAGGCAGAGCACCCCGCGGATGCAAGACTGATTGGGTCATGAACGAATACCGATTACCCGATGCATTACTACCACCATCCTCTGCCAAG AACATTGTGCTGTGCAAAATATACAGGAAGGCAACCTCAATTAAGGTGTTGGAGCAGAGGGCTGCTATGGAAGATGAGATTAATACACATGCCTCTCCATCATTCATGACCATCGATACTACTCTCTCCTGTagtgatcatcatcatcatcatgacTTGGTGGCTCAAAGCTTCCTCACAGTCACaatgaacaacaacaacaacaacgaggAGGATGATGATGGTGAGTATAGTACAGGCACCATGTTGACAGTTGATGGTgagaaagcagcagcagcagaag AGAAATATAACCAACCATGCATGCTGATTGCTGAGGGAGGAATTGAAGCTAAGAGCAAGCCAGTCCAGGGGTTCAACTCCGAACCGATCCatcttaatttgttttaa
- the LOC116028914 gene encoding uncharacterized protein LOC116028914, with protein MAPSPLRSKTKKHTRSSSFPSRPQPVVPQFNEHLTILRGSEVASSSLTNRMNSIGSLYDCIDDLLQLPYVQHAMSQECQEKWVDNLLDVYLRILNACATTKDILVSEKQNLQNLLSAIRRRRDTDDISGYLTSTRKAEKIIHKSLKALSSIKNKENVVILENHETVAVINMQKQVESVTLAMFESFLSNFLAINTQ; from the coding sequence atggcTCCTTCACCTTTGAGATCAAAGACCAAGAAACATACTCGTTCTAGCAGTTTTCCCTCTAGGCCTCAACCTGTTGTCCCACAGTTTAATGAACACCTGACTATTCTAAGGGGTTCTGAAGTTGCTTCTTCATCACTGACCAACAGGATGAATAGCATTGGAAGCTTATATGACTGTATTGATGATCTGCTTCAGTTACCATATGTTCAACACGCAATGTCACAGGAATGCCAAGAAAAATGGGTTGATAATTTGTTGGATGTGTATCTCAGGATTTTGAATGCCTGTGCTACCACAAAAGATATCTTAGTAAGTGAAAAGCAGAATCTACAAAACCTTCTTTCAGCTATTCGCAGAAGAAGGGACACAGATGACATCTCTGGCTACCTGACCAGCACAAGGAAGGCAGAGAAAATTATCCACAAGTCCTTAAAAGCCTTGAGCAGCATAAAAAACAAGGAAAACGTTGTGATTTTGGAGAACCATGAAACAGTGGCTGTCATTAACATGCAGAAGCAGGTTGAATCAGTCACTCTAGCCATGTTTGAGTCTTTCCTGTCTAATTTCTTGGCAATAAATACTCAATAA
- the LOC116029339 gene encoding lysine histidine transporter-like 8 produces the protein MGESSDEVWSAPITPRVPTSVAPTPPIVSCPPSQYHSPSMSRSPLLTMGDHPRGAASAPFRTPKSRTPRFITPLITPLGSPLRKALKMTKLDPQDAWLPITQSRNGNAYYAAFHTLCSGIGIQALVLPVAFTVLGWAWGIICLTVAFIWQLYTLYVMVQLHENVESEVRYCRYMQLANATFGERLAKLFAAFPIMYLSAGTCTTLIIIGGSTSKMLYQTLCGATCTSKPLTNVEWYLVFTCAAVLLSQLPNLNSIAGVSLLGSLTAIAYCTLIWAVSVAEGRLPNVSYDPLRKGKQIERIFDVLNALGIIAFAFRGHNLVLEIQATMPSDEKHPSRVPMWRGVKFAYVLVAACLFPLAIGGYWAYGQLIPANGGMLTALYAFHSQDVARGVLGLISCCVIINAVSSFQIYGMPMFDDIESIYTTKCKKECPWWLRAFIRTFFAFVCFFIAVAIPFLASFAGLIGGIALPVTFAYPCFMWLKVKKPKTYSPMWWMNWALGLVGMLLSVLLIAAGLYVVIDTGVNISFFKP, from the exons ATGGGTGAGTCGTCGGATGAGGTTTGGTCTGCTCCCATAACGCCTAGAGTGCCGACATCGGTAGCTCCGACGCCGCCCATAGTATCATGTCCTCCGTCGCAGTACCACTCGCCGTCGATGTCTAGATCACCGCTGTTGACGATGGGGGATCATCCTAGGGGAGCAGCCAGTGCGCCGTTCAGAACCCCAAAGTCGCGAACGCCACGCTTCATTACTCCTCTCATAACTCCGTTGGGAAGCCCGCTGAGGAAGGCTCTTAAAATGACGAAGCTGGACCCCCAAGATGCATGGCTCCCTATCACCCAGTCAAGAAACGGAAACGCTTATTATGCTGCCTTTCACACTTTGTGCTCTGGAATTGGTATTCAAGCTCTTGTTCTTCCTGTTGCCTTTACCGTTCTCGGCTG GGCATGGGGAATCATCTGCTTAACAGTAGCGTTTATATGGCAGCTGTACACACTATACGTAATGGTTCAACTCCATGAGAACGTGGAATCTGAAGTTCGATACTGCAGATACATGCAGTTAGCTAACGCAACCTTTGGTGAAAGATTGGCAAAACTGTTTGCGGCATTCCCAATCATGTATCTATCAGCAGGTACGTGcacaactctcatcatcatcgGAGGCTCAACCTCCAAGATGCTTTACCAGACGCTGTGCGGAGCCACGTGTACCTCCAAACCATTAACAAACGTGGAATGGTACTTGGTTTTTACGTGCGCCGCCGTCCTCCTCTCTCAGCTCCCAAACTTGAACTCCATTGCCGGAGTGTCCCTGCTTGGTTCTCTTACCGCCATTGCATACTGTACTCTCATATGGGCTGTCTCCGTGGCCGAGGGTAGGCTCCCCAACGTCTCCTATGATCCCCTCAGGAAAGGCAAACAGATCGAAAGGATTTTCGACGTTCTCAATGCTCTTGGTATCATAGCTTTTGCCTTTAGAGGCCACAATCTCGTACTCGAGATACAG GCAACGATGCCTTCAGATGAAAAACATCCGTCGCGAGTACCGATGTGGAGGGGCGTGAAGTTTGCATACGTACTTGTAGCAGCGTGTTTGTTTCCTCTGGCGATAGGCGGCTACTGGGCTTACGGTCAGCTCATCCCTGCAAACGGTGGGATGTTAACAGCGCTTTACGCATTCCACAGCCAAGACGTAGCCAGGGGTGTACTAGGCCTCATCAGTTGTTGCGTTATAATTAACGCCGTAAGCTCCTTCCAAATCTACGGAATGCCCATGTTCGACGACATTGAATCCATCTACACCACCAAGTGTAAGAAGGAATGTCCCTGGTGGCTCCGAGCCTTCATTCGGACTTTCTTCGCCTTCGTCTGCTTCTTTATTGCCGTCGCCATTCCCTTCTTGGCCAGCTTTGCTGGTCTCATCGGAGGAATCGCACTGCCCGTCACTTTTGCTTATCCATGTTTCATGTGGCTTAAGGTCAAGAAACCTAAGACCTATAGTCCTATGTGGTGGATGAACTGGGCACTGGGTCTCGTGGGGATGCTTCTTAGCGTACTCCTCATTGCCGCTGGTCTTTATGTTGTCATTGACACGGGTGTTAATATTAGTTTCTTTAAGCCCTAG
- the LOC116030264 gene encoding NAC domain-containing protein 22 isoform X1 → MEESRLEMELPGFRFHPTEEELLDFYLKNMVLGKKLRHNVIGCLNIYRYDPWDLPGHANNVGEREWYFFVARDTRHGSGGRPNRTTEKGFWKATGSDRKIFSLSHPPNRMIGLKKTLVFYQGRAPRGCKTDWVMNEYRLPDALLPPSSAKNIVLCKIYRKATSIKVLEQRAAMEDEINTHASPSFMTIDTTLSCSDHHHHHDLVAQSFLTVTMNNNNNNEEDDDGEYSTGTMLTVDGEKAAAAEGEFSKDKLTSNSNSNSITTSGSSLLLSLQSGEEVKPLLLPTKLELPAAAKSLSSDYWASHFQDPFWAQLRSPCLLNDLIALTPLPPNLHNF, encoded by the exons ATGGAAGAATCAAGGTTGGAGATGGAGTTGCCCGGATTCCGGTTTCACCCCACCGAAGAAGAGCTTCTTGATTTTTACCTAAAAAACATGGTTTTGGGCAAGAAGTTGCGCCACAACGTCATCGGTTGTCTTAACATTTACCGTTATGATCCTTGGGACTTGCcag gacATGCAAATAATGTTGGAGAGAGAGAATGGTACTTCTTCGTAGCAAGGGACACAAGGCATGGCAGTGGAGGGAGGCCAAACAGGACTACTGAGAAGGGTTTCTGGAAGGCCACGGGTTCAGACAGGAAGATTTTTAGCTTATCACACCCCCCCAACAGGATGATAGGACTAAAGAAGACATTGGTGTTCTATCAAGGCAGAGCACCCCGCGGATGCAAGACTGATTGGGTCATGAACGAATACCGATTACCCGATGCATTACTACCACCATCCTCTGCCAAG AACATTGTGCTGTGCAAAATATACAGGAAGGCAACCTCAATTAAGGTGTTGGAGCAGAGGGCTGCTATGGAAGATGAGATTAATACACATGCCTCTCCATCATTCATGACCATCGATACTACTCTCTCCTGTagtgatcatcatcatcatcatgacTTGGTGGCTCAAAGCTTCCTCACAGTCACaatgaacaacaacaacaacaacgaggAGGATGATGATGGTGAGTATAGTACAGGCACCATGTTGACAGTTGATGGTgagaaagcagcagcagcagaagGTGAATTTAGCAAGGACAAGCTTactagtaatagtaatagtaatagtattaCCACATCGGGATCGTCACTACTGCTGAGCTTGCAAAGTGGGGAGGAGGTAAAACCCCTCCTCCTCCCAACTAAACTTGAATTGCCAGCTGCTGCAAAGTCATTGTCGTCAGACTACTGGGCCTCCCACTTCCAAGATCCCTTCTGGGCTCAGCTCCGTAGCCCTTGCCTTCTTAATGACTTGATAGCTCTCACTCCTTTACCCCCCAATCTTCACAATTTCTAG
- the LOC116028757 gene encoding receptor-like cytosolic serine/threonine-protein kinase RBK2 — protein MLLLGGSRISSLLRSRPPAKKRTIVVGLKSDNDSREMLLRVLTLTVFPGDSVLAIHVQQSDDTFDPNTFHIHEDLCKSKQAEFQVKVCIGNCYVTELSFQVRLHFATILAVGCSSLCPHDSSVAKLLRALPPTCKLLVMDNGGKVLLQRQGTSQEGSLLKVLHTSPQPPAFHKQLLLFSSLSASTSGGDKSRNKFQIQKSLTMPSARPSSSDQLLFHQTEKKDTLPKFNKDGVLTKQFFQRLASLQVMGCTRCFTVDDLEHATANFSPHFLIGEGGHSQVYRAIIDNGFAAAVKLLKPSPYSQDDLLREVEILTSIKHANIIQLVGYCYTQEIQAIVFNLSRESLKQKLRYMRWNERMRVAIGVARALEYLHSLTPPIIHRDVKSSNILLSDGCEPLLSDFGAAVVHPQIQQAAMPHAKPVNVVGTFGYLAPEYVMYGKVDEKIDVYSYGVVLLELITGKEAIERNPTSNQDSLVLWSRSLLSYGLCERLIDPDLNEDYNVKEMNTMMIVARLCLLHSSSRRPTMKRILQLLEDPEHWLELQDNKEGLVIGNDSTGKIELCRGNKSDCLEIFTDDES, from the exons ATGCTGCTGCTTGGGGGGAGCAGGATTTCGTCACTCTTGAGAAGCAGGCCGCCAGCCAAGAAGAGGACCATCGTTGTTGGCCTCAAATCCGATAATGATAGTAGAGAAATGCTGCTTCGGGTGCTCACTTTGACGGTCTTCCCCGGTGACAGCGTGCTGGCCATTCATGTTCAACAATCAGATGACACATTTGATCCCAATACATTTCACATCCACGAGGATCTCTGTAAATCCAAGCAG GCGGAGTTCCAAGTGAAGGTTTGCATAGGAAACTGCTATGTCACGGAACTGAGCTTTCAAGTACGTTTACACTTTGCCACCATTCTTGCCGTTGGATGTAGCAGTCTATG CCCCCATGATTCATCAGTGGCCAAACTGTTGAGAGCATTACCTCCTACTTGCAAACTTCTGGTTATGGACAACGGAGGAAAGGTCCTACTTCAGAGACAGGGAACTTCTCAAGAGGGCTCTCTGCTCAAAGTTCTTCACACTAGTCCACAACCGCCTGCTTTCCATAAACAActtcttcttttctcttctttatcAGCGTCCACTAGCGGTGGTGACAAGTCAAGGAATAAATTTCAGATTCAGAAATCATTGACAATGCCATCTGCACGTCCCTCCTCCTCCGATCAATTGCTATTTCATCAAACTGAGAAGAAAGATACGCTCCCCAAGTTCAACAAGGATGGTGTTCTTAccaaacaattttttcaaaGATTAGCAAGCCTACAAGTAATGGGATGCACCAGATGCTTCACGGTGGATGACCTCGAACATGCAACTGCAAATTTTAGTCCCCACTTCTTAATTGGAGAAGGTGGGCACAGTCAGGTGTATCGAGCCATTATTGACAACGGTTTTGCTGCTGCAGTGAAGCTCCTTAAACCCTCTCCCTATTCTCAAGATGATCTTCTCAGAGAAGTGGAAATATTGACTAGTATTAAACACGCCAACATCATTCAGCTAGTTGGGTACTGTTACACCCAGGAGATTCAGGCAATTGTTTTCAACTTATCGAGGGAAAGTTTAAAGCAGAAACTGAGATACATGAGGTGGAATGAGAGAATGCGAGTTGCGATAGGAGTGGCAAGGGCACTGGAATACCTCCATTCTCTCACTCCTCCTATCATTCACAGAGATGTGAAATCCTCCAACATTCTTCTTTCAGATGGTTGTGAACCactg CTCTCAGATTTTGGAGCAGCAGTTGTACACCCGCAGATTCAACAAGCAGCTATGCCCCATGCAAAACCAGTCAATGTTGTAGGTACATTTGGATACCTGGCACCAGAGTATGTGATGTATGGCAAAGTTGATGAGAAGATAGATGTCTACTCTTATGGGGTTGTTCTCCTTGAACTAATCACTGGGAAAGAGGCCATTGAGAGAAACCCAACATCTAACCAAGATAGCTTAGTACTCTGG TCAAGGTCACTGCTTAGCTATGGACTTTGTGAGCGCCTAATTGATCCCGACCTTAATGAAGATTACAATGTAAAAGAGATGAATACAATGATGATTGTAGCACGGCTCTGTCTCTTGCATTCATCTTCAAGGAGGCCAACAATGAAAAGG ATCCTGCAATTATTGGAGGATCCAGAACATTGGTTGGAGTTGCAGGATAACAAAGAGGGTTTAGTTATTGGAAATGATTCAACAGGCAAAATAGAATTGTGCAGAGGGAACAAATCAGATTGTCTTGAAATTTTCACAGATGACGAGAGCTAG
- the LOC116030653 gene encoding uncharacterized protein LOC116030653, with translation MKMGVPAMHAKSDSEVTSLDASSPPRSPRRALYYVQSPSHHDLEKMSYGSSPCGSPRNYQYQYHCSPIHHSRESSTSRFSASLKITRNPAPWKRLPAASNHLQPQEDDDQDEQLHDPYYTFKFYVLCFLFSFVLLFSIFSLILWAASTPYKPTVFVKSMKFEHFNVQAGIDGTGVQTDMLTLNSTVKIFYRNPATFFGVHVTATPIELYYYKLKIASGHMKKFYQPRKSKRVLVAVVEGNQIPVYGAVPILNDAKDHSGGVSVPLNLTFVIRSRAYILGRLVKSKFYNNILCQVTLRGNHVGKPMNMTIPGSCIYH, from the exons ATGAAAATGGGGGTTCCGGCTATGCATGCGAAATCGGACTCCGAGGTGACAAGCCTTGACGCTTCCTCGCCGCCCCGATCTCCCCGCCGTGCGCTCTACTACGTCCAGAGCCCATCCCATCATGACCTTGAGAAGATGTCTTACGGCTCCAGTCCTTGCGGCTCGCCCCGTAACTACCAGTATCAGTATCACTGTTCCCCCATTCACCACTCCCGTGAGTCTTCCACTTCCAGATTCTCCGCCTCTCTCAAAATCACTAGAAATCCAGCTCCTTGGAAGCGCCTCCCTGCCGCCTCCAACCACCTACAACCCCAAGAAGACGACGATCAAGACGAGCAGCTCCACGACCCCTATTACACCTTCAAGTTTTACGTCCTCTGCTTTCTCTTCTCTTTCGTCCTCCTCTTCTCCATTTTTTCGCTCATCCTCTGGGCCGCCAGCACGCCTTACAAACCCACAGTCTTCgtcaag AGCAtgaaatttgaacattttaacgTTCAAGCTGGAATTGATGGAACTGGGGTGCAAACGGACATGCTTACCTTGAATTCTACTGTCAAGATCTTTTATCGCAACCCTGCAACCTTTTTTGGTGTACATGTTACCGCTACCCCTATTGAACTATACTATTACAAGCTCAAGATTGCTTCTGGTCAC ATGAAAAAGTTTTACCAGCCGAGGAAGAGTAAGAGGGTGTTGGTGGCAGTAGTTGAAGGAAATCAGATTCCAGTTTATGGTGCAGTACCAATACTGAACGATGCAAAAGACCACAGTGGTGGTGTGTCAGTGCCACTGAATCTAACATTTGTTATAAGGTCAAGGGCCTATATTCTGGGGAGGCTGGTTAAGTCCAAATTTTACAACAACATTTTGTGCCAAGTTACTCTTAGGGGGAACCATGTGGGCAAGCCAATGAACATGACAATACCTGGATCTTGTATTTATCATTGA